AACAGCTTCCGCATCGCCAAGGAGACCTACTGGAAGATGCGCCGCGCCATCCTCTAGGGATTCCCCGGAAAGCCACAGCCAGGGCTGACCGGAATCAGGACACCTTGCTGTCTCTTTCCAAGACAGTAAGAGCCGCCCGGGAAAAGCATAATCCTTCAGGGTACTTGGCTTTGTAAACGTCACGTGAAGTGACGGTTGACGTGGGGAGGGCTGGAGCGGGAGCGCTCCAGCTATCCCCGCGTTTCCTGTTTTTCTCCTGGGGAGTGCCGTTGGCCCGACAGTTGCTCAATGGCCCGGCGCGCGACACGCGGCTGGCGGGAAGGCCAGGGCGGTGGTGGCGCATCCCTCGAAGCACACAGGAAGAGTCTCCCAATGCTCAAGTTCCGCTCTGTTGCGATGCTGGCTGGCGTGTCGCTGACGCTCGGCGCGTGCGGTGGCCCCGAGTCCGCGCAGGAGTCCGAGGTCAAGCCGACGTGGGAGGAGTTCCAGGCGAACGCCTACCGCGAGCCGTGGGAGGGCGGGAAGATCATCGTCAACGGTGACGAGGCCCTGGAGTCCGAGGAGGAGCTGAAGGCCTACTTCCACAACGTCGTCGAGGCGCAGCTGGGCAAGTCCCAGGACGGCCTGGCCGTGTACTACATCGGCGGCGACATCAAGTGGAGCAGCACGCAGAAGCTGAACCTCACGTACTGCATCAGCAACAACTTCGGCACCAACAAGACGAAGATGGTGAACGCGATGGCGAGCGCGACGGCGGCCTGGGAGGCCACCGCGAGCGTCAACTTCACCTACCTGTCCCAGTACGACGCGTCCTGCACCGCGTCCCAGTCGGGCGTGCTGTTCGACATCCGTCCGGTGTCGGGCCAGTCCTACGTGGCCCGCGCGTTCTTCCCGAACTCCAGCCGCTCTGGCCGCAACGTGCTGGTGGACAGCAGCGCCTTCGGCAACCTGTCGCCCTGGACCCTGACGGGCATCCTGCGCCACGAGCTGGGCCACACGCTGGGCTTCCGTCACGAGCACACCCGCTCCACGGCGAGCGGCTGCTACGAGGACAGCCAGTGGCGCGCGCTGACCTCCACCTACGACCGCTCCTCCGTCATGCACTACCCGCAGTGCAACGGCACCCAGACGGGCGACCTCGTGCTGACGACCCTGGACAAGCAGGGCGCCCGCGCGCTGTACCCGTGAGCTGAGCTTCACGCTTGAGGGGGCAGGGGCCGGTGGGAGCGTCCTTTCGGACGCGCCCGTCGGCCTCGTGCCGTTTCTGGCGGCGGTTAGAAGCGGGCGGAGACCTCGTCGGCCTCCGTGGGGCGCTCGAAGAAGATGAGCGTCTTGCCGCCGCGCTCGCCAATCTCCAGGCACTCCAGCGCGCCCGTGTCGCTGTCCAGCTCCGCGTAGACGTGGTCCGGTTCGAGGATGCGGTGGGTGATGCGCCCGTCCTCGCGGCCCACGATGATCTGCACCGCGCCGGAGTCGCTCCCCTTCCTCTCCAGGGAGATGTCCACCAGGGGCAGGCGGTCGGCGAGCGGCTGGTCGCCCGTCTCCGCGTCGATGGACTCCACGCGCACCCACTGGGTGACGTCCTTCTTGCTGATGCCGGCGAGGTAGCTCGCCCACTGCTCCCGGGGGATTTCCTGGTTGATGTGTGCCATGGGTCCGCCTCCGCGGCTGTCGTGTGCCTCAACCGTAAGGCGTCTGACTCGCGGGTGAAGGACGGGCCCGGCTGAACGACGCTCCGGGGGCCCCGCGGACCGGGCCCCGGTGCGTTGGCTGCTTCAGCCGCGCACGGCGTGCACGGCGTCGTCCTTCAACACCAGGCGCACGGTGGCGGCCTTGCCGTGGCCGAAGTGCTCGTAGGCGGCCTGCTCCAGCACGGGGGCCAGGGCGGTGCGCAGGCCGCGAGCGCCCGTCTCGCGCTTGAGGGCGCGGGCGACGATCCACTCGCGCACGCCCGCGTCCACGGTGAGCTCCAGGCCCTCGTGGGCGAACTCGCGCTCCCAGGTGCGCAGCACGTTGTCCTGGAGGATGTCCCCCAGCGTGGCCGCGTCCAGCGGGTTGAAGGACACCAGCCGGTTGAAGCGGCCAATCAGCTCCGGGATGAAGCCGTAGCGGGAGAACGCGGTGGTGTTCTCCAGGTGCTCCTCGGTGATGCGCGTGGCGATGGACTCCAGGTCCTTCTGGCCACCCTTGCCGGGCGTGCGGCCAAAGCCCACGCGCTCCACGTGGGTCATGGTCTCCGCCGTGCCCCGGAAGCCGCTGAAGGCGCCGCAGGCGATGAAGGTGATGCAGCCCATGTCCAGGGATTCGGAGCGGATCCGGCTGGTGAAGCCGAAGTCCGGCGGGAAGGTGGCCTGCGCCGCGGAGAGCAGGTGCAGCAGGCTTCGCTGCACGCCGAAGCCGCTCACGTCCTTGGTGGTCTGCTGGCCGGAGAAGCGGCTGTCGGAGCGGCTGGTGGCGAGCTTGTCGAACTCGTCCATGCAGATGACGCCGCAGGCGGCCCACGCCGCGTCGCGCTCCGCGGCTTCGTAGAGGCGGGACAGCAGGGTGCTGACGTCGTCGCCCACGTAGCCCGTTTCGGAGAACTGGGTGGCGTCCGCGAGCACGGTGGGCACGCCCAGGATCTCCCGGAACATCAGCTCCACGAGGAACGTCTTGCCGGAGCCGGTGGGGCCCAGGAAGAGGGCGTTCTCTCGGGTGCCGGGCTCGGGCTCCAGCCCCTCCAGGTACAGCCGGCGGATGCGGCGCAGGTGGCGGTAGGCGAGCACGGAGGCCGCGCGGCGGGCCTCGGACTGGCCCCGGTAGCCCAGGTCTCCCAGGCGCGCGTCGATCTCCTGCGGCGACAGCACCTCCAGCGCGGCCACGCGCTCCTGGATGGGCGGGCCTTCGGGGAAGGCGGAGGGTTCGACGCCGGAACGGGGAGACATCGCGGTGGGCTCCAGGAGGGCAGGCTCGGCGGCGCCCATCATCCGGGACGTGCGCGGGCGCCACAAGCCATCCCCCCGTGACGGAGGGCGTGCGCGCCTCCGTCCGCCGGTCCGCACTCGTGGGCCCCGAGAGGTCGGCCCGTGAACAGCGGTGGGCCTTGAGGGCGAGGGGTGCTCCCCGGGCCCGCGTCCGCGCATTAACAGGGACACGACATGGCTCAATCGATTGAAGCACGGTCCCAAGCGCCCCGGCTGGGTGCGTGGGCGGAGGGTTCCTCGGTGCGCTGGCGCGTCTGGGCGCCCGGCCACAAGGGCGTGGACGTGGTCCTCTACGACGCGCAAGACCGCGTCCTGCGCAAGGTGCCGCTCACCGCCGAGGCGGACGGCTGCTTCGGCGGCGCGCTGCCGGACCTGCCCGAGGGCACGCGCTACAAGCTCAGCGTGGACGGCGGAGACCCCTTCCCCGACCCGTGGTCCCGCTCGCAGCCCGGGGGCGTGCACGGCCCGTCGGAGGTGGTGGGCTCCGACCACGGCTGGACGGACTCGCACTGGAAGGGGCCGGATCCGCGGGCGATGGTCATCTACGAGGTGCACGTGGGCACCGCCACGCCGGAGGGCACCTTCGAGGCGTTCATCCCGAAGCTCGCCCACCTGCGCGAGCTGGGCGTGAACACACTGGAGCTGTTGCCGGTGGCCAGCTTCCCGGGGGCCCGAAACTGGGGCTACGACGGCGTGGACCTCTTCGCGCCGCAGGCCACCTACGGCGGGCCCCGGGGCCTGCGCAAGCTCATCGACGCGGCGCACGCGCACGGGCTCGCGGTGCTCATCGACGCCGTCTACAACCACTTCGGACCGGACGGGAACTACCTGCGCGCGTACTCGCCGCACTACTTCACCGGCAAGCACCACACGCCCTGGGGCGACGCGGTGAACTACGACAGCGAGGGCAGCCGCTTCGTGCGCTCGCTGGTGCTCTCCAACGTGGAGATGTGGATCCGCGACTACCACGCGGACGGCCTGCGCCTGGACGCCGCGCACGCGCTGGTGGACGACGGCCAGCCGCACCTGCTCGCTGAAATCGTGGAGCGCGCCCACGCCGCTGGCTCCGGCCGCCGCGTGGTCGTCATCGCCGAGGACGAGCGCAACGAGCGCAAGCTCGTCACGCCCGCGTCCGAGGGCGGCTACGGCCTGGACGGCGTCTGGGCGGATGACCTGCACCACCAACTGCGGCGCGCCTTCGCGGGCGACCACGAGGGCTACTATCAGGACTACACGGGCAGCGCGGAGGACCTGGCCGCGACGCTGCGGCAGGGCTGGTTCTACACGGGCCAGAAGTCGAAGAACCTGGGCCACGCGCGCGGCACGGACCCGAAGGGGCTGGGGCCGTGGCACTTCGTCCACTGCATCCAGAACCATGATCAGGTGGGCAACCGGCCCTTCGGCAACCGCCTGTCGGAGGACGTGTCGCCGGCCGCCTACCGCGCCATGAGCACGCTGCTCCTGATGTCGCCCTTCACGCCGCTGCTCTTCATGGGCCAGGAGTGGAACGCGCGCACGCCGTTCCTCTACTTCACGGACCACAACGCGGAGCTGGGCAAGCTCGTCACGGAGGGGCGCCGCAAGGAGTTCGCCGGCTTCTCCCGCTTCAAGGGCGAAGAGGTGCCGGACCCGCAGGACCGCGACACCTTCACCCG
The sequence above is drawn from the Corallococcus sp. NCRR genome and encodes:
- a CDS encoding matrixin family metalloprotease produces the protein MLKFRSVAMLAGVSLTLGACGGPESAQESEVKPTWEEFQANAYREPWEGGKIIVNGDEALESEEELKAYFHNVVEAQLGKSQDGLAVYYIGGDIKWSSTQKLNLTYCISNNFGTNKTKMVNAMASATAAWEATASVNFTYLSQYDASCTASQSGVLFDIRPVSGQSYVARAFFPNSSRSGRNVLVDSSAFGNLSPWTLTGILRHELGHTLGFRHEHTRSTASGCYEDSQWRALTSTYDRSSVMHYPQCNGTQTGDLVLTTLDKQGARALYP
- a CDS encoding DUF5335 family protein translates to MAHINQEIPREQWASYLAGISKKDVTQWVRVESIDAETGDQPLADRLPLVDISLERKGSDSGAVQIIVGREDGRITHRILEPDHVYAELDSDTGALECLEIGERGGKTLIFFERPTEADEVSARF
- a CDS encoding AAA family ATPase; the protein is MSPRSGVEPSAFPEGPPIQERVAALEVLSPQEIDARLGDLGYRGQSEARRAASVLAYRHLRRIRRLYLEGLEPEPGTRENALFLGPTGSGKTFLVELMFREILGVPTVLADATQFSETGYVGDDVSTLLSRLYEAAERDAAWAACGVICMDEFDKLATSRSDSRFSGQQTTKDVSGFGVQRSLLHLLSAAQATFPPDFGFTSRIRSESLDMGCITFIACGAFSGFRGTAETMTHVERVGFGRTPGKGGQKDLESIATRITEEHLENTTAFSRYGFIPELIGRFNRLVSFNPLDAATLGDILQDNVLRTWEREFAHEGLELTVDAGVREWIVARALKRETGARGLRTALAPVLEQAAYEHFGHGKAATVRLVLKDDAVHAVRG
- the treZ gene encoding malto-oligosyltrehalose trehalohydrolase, producing the protein MAQSIEARSQAPRLGAWAEGSSVRWRVWAPGHKGVDVVLYDAQDRVLRKVPLTAEADGCFGGALPDLPEGTRYKLSVDGGDPFPDPWSRSQPGGVHGPSEVVGSDHGWTDSHWKGPDPRAMVIYEVHVGTATPEGTFEAFIPKLAHLRELGVNTLELLPVASFPGARNWGYDGVDLFAPQATYGGPRGLRKLIDAAHAHGLAVLIDAVYNHFGPDGNYLRAYSPHYFTGKHHTPWGDAVNYDSEGSRFVRSLVLSNVEMWIRDYHADGLRLDAAHALVDDGQPHLLAEIVERAHAAGSGRRVVVIAEDERNERKLVTPASEGGYGLDGVWADDLHHQLRRAFAGDHEGYYQDYTGSAEDLAATLRQGWFYTGQKSKNLGHARGTDPKGLGPWHFVHCIQNHDQVGNRPFGNRLSEDVSPAAYRAMSTLLLMSPFTPLLFMGQEWNARTPFLYFTDHNAELGKLVTEGRRKEFAGFSRFKGEEVPDPQDRDTFTRSTLDWGELAHAEAAGVHTLYKELLRLRATEAVLTSRQGTHDARALGPDAFVLERRAEGDTFLIFVNLRGSLVHTLNPHASAGIVMWSENPRYGGTVEASPLTGNVVRLEGPSAAVVKLRE